A window of Rhodothermales bacterium genomic DNA:
TGTTCAGGGATTTCACGAAGTTGCCTCTTTCAGGAGCGCATCCAGGTCGAGCGGGCGGGTGTACATGCGCAGCGTGCCGTCAGCCTCCCGGGGCCATTCGGATTCCGGTCGATCGCGGTACAGTTCCACCCCGTTCTCGTCCGGATCGCGCAGGTAGATGGCCTCGCTGACTCCGTGATCCGCGGCGCCATCAATGATGATCCCGGCCTCGAGGACACGGTGCACGGCGGCGGCCAGGGCGGCCCGGTCCGGGTACAGGATGGCGGTATGGAAGAGTCCGGTCGATCCACGCGGAGGAGGATGCCCCCCGAGGCTTTCCCAGGTATTGAGTCCGATGTGGTGGTGATACCCGCCAGCGCCCAGGAAGGCAGCCTGGTTGCCCATCCGCTGGGAAACCTCGAAGCCAAGCACACCGACGTAGAACGCCAGGGCGCGGTCAAGATCGGCAACCTTCAGGTGCACATGACCAATCCGGGTGTCAGGATGGATGGGCCGGTTTTTCATGGGGCAGTAAATTCAGGCAGCAGGGATTTCGCGCGGTCGACGGCCTGTTCGAACGCACTGTGTACGTTTTCCGGTCCAATCCGGTCCATGAATCCGGAGCGTTCCAGCAGGACGAGCGGTTGGGCATGGATGCCCGACAGGACCACCGACGTTCCATGCTTTGCGGAATCGGACAGGAACTCTTCCAGTACGCGAAGGCCCGTTGCGTCGAGCGCCAATACGTGGCGCATCCGGATGATGAGTACGGCGGGT
This region includes:
- a CDS encoding VOC family protein; this translates as MKNRPIHPDTRIGHVHLKVADLDRALAFYVGVLGFEVSQRMGNQAAFLGAGGYHHHIGLNTWESLGGHPPPRGSTGLFHTAILYPDRAALAAAVHRVLEAGIIIDGAADHGVSEAIYLRDPDENGVELYRDRPESEWPREADGTLRMYTRPLDLDALLKEATS